From the genome of Candidatus Korarchaeota archaeon NZ13-K:
GACTCTAGGGACATGGTCATACTGATAGTCCATGCGAGGGGAAGGAAGAGCCCCAGCGACATCGAGATAGAGTACAGGATGGTCGACAGGTATGATCCCTCCACGGGCCTGACCGCCTTGGCTAGGACCACCGCCTTCGTCGCCACCGGAATTGTGAAGCTCATCTCGGAGGGCTCGCTTCCCGGTCCGGGTGTCCTCCCCCCGGAGGTGATAGGGATGGATGAGACCCTCTTCACCTCAATGGCTGAATGGCTCTCCTGGAGGGGGATCAGGATAATAGAGAGAATCACTGAGTCGAGATCCCTTCCCCCATCCCCTCCCTGATCTTCCTCTCAACTACCTCAACCTTGTAATCCATGGTCACGACCTTGTCCCTCCTATCATCTATCTTCACCACCGTCAGCACTCTCTTGGCCCCCTTCAGGAACTGGGACTCGTGCATCTCCCTAACGACCCTCATGAGTTCTTCCAAGTCACCCTCAATGATCGTGGATGTCGGCGTCAATCTAACCTTGAGCCCGCTCCTCAGGGCAACCCTCACGGCTTCGGCGACGTAGTCGCTCAGGCTGGTACCCACACCCACGGGGACTATCGTGACCTCGACCATCGCCATGGCGACACCGTTAATTTCACCTGACCGACCGGAA
Proteins encoded in this window:
- a CDS encoding thiamine-binding protein; the encoded protein is MAMVEVTIVPVGVGTSLSDYVAEAVRVALRSGLKVRLTPTSTIIEGDLEELMRVVREMHESQFLKGAKRVLTVVKIDDRRDKVVTMDYKVEVVERKIREGMGEGISTQ